From a region of the Zingiber officinale cultivar Zhangliang chromosome 10B, Zo_v1.1, whole genome shotgun sequence genome:
- the LOC122030441 gene encoding protein LIGHT-DEPENDENT SHORT HYPOCOTYLS 5-like encodes MESGEGGASSSAPAGDQDPLPPPQAPPPPQQQLSRYESQKRRDWNTFLQYLRNHKPPLTLARCSGAHVIEFLKYLDQFGKTKVHEAGCDFFGQPNPPASCACPLRQAWGSLDALIGRLRAAYEENGGRQESNPFAARAVRIYLREVRESQAKARGIPHEKKKRKRTSAAAAAAATTAPAAGESSSSAPPPPASSSSPAPDPPCGGSSSPVS; translated from the coding sequence ATGGAGTCCGGAGAAGGCGGCGCTTCCTCCTCTGCGCCGGCCGGCGACCAGGATCCTCTGCCTCCACCGCAAGCGCCACCGCCGCCGCAGCAGCAGCTGAGTCGGTACGAGTCGCAGAAGCGGCGGGACTGGAACACGTTCCTGCAGTACCTGAGGAACCACAAGCCGCCGCTGACGCTGGCGCGGTGCAGCGGCGCGCACGTGATCGAGTTCCTCAAGTACCTGGACCAGTTCGGGAAGACGAAGGTGCACGAGGCGGGGTGCGACTTCTTCGGCCAGCCCAACCCGCCGGCCTCCTGCGCCTGCCCCCTCCGCCAGGCCTGGGGCTCCCTCGACGCGCTCATCGGCCGCCTCCGCGCCGCCTACGAGGAGAACGGCGGCCGCCAGGAGTCCAACCCCTTCGCCGCCCGCGCCGTCCGCATCTACCTCCGCGAGGTCCGCGAGAGCCAGGCCAAGGCGCGCGGCATCCCCCACGAGAAGAAAAAGCGCAAGCgcacctccgccgccgccgccgccgccgccactacTGCCCCCGCCGCAGGCGAGTCCTCCTCTTCCGCCCCGCCCCCacccgcctcctcctcctctccggCGCCGGATCCGCCCTGCGGCGGTTCGTCGTCGCCGGTCTCATAA